The following coding sequences lie in one Drosophila bipectinata strain 14024-0381.07 chromosome XR, DbipHiC1v2, whole genome shotgun sequence genomic window:
- the LOC138925647 gene encoding thioredoxin domain-containing protein 2-like produces the protein MEHNRVYHLINFFERLSLSPVHLRVHYPSKNPLLDIKETPSIPRNLEIQLHQEINQNMPENISDENAYKDVPKDVKEYEKLKQDSEEDVPNKLPKEEDEAIESKNSEEKIDSVSKKLNDLETESDTNQSPKVPQQEFQNSKQNLSKDSRGVAPNESLKDIEGQKYANSNQDLTKDSEEDTPNKLPKEENEAIEPKSSEEKIDCDSKKLNDLETETDTINSPKGPQQEYEQFIQDPPEDSEEDAPNKLSKEEDEAIEPKSSEEKIDCVSKKLNDLEIETSKQEEPSRGKLVYIPDDTKNCFKSEIFREHLEEILRKHLRSKRLADAGKDSSD, from the coding sequence ATGGAGCACAACAGAGTTTATCATCTTATTAATTTCTTTGAGAGATTGAGCCTTTCTCCGGTACACCTTCGAGTCCACTATCCTAGTAAAAATCCGTTGCTGGACATTAAAGAAACTCCATCCATCCCAAGGAATTTGGAGATCCAATTACATCAGGAAATAAATCAGAACATGCCTGAAAACATATCTGATGAGAATGCTTACAAGGACGTTCCAAAGGATGTTAAAGAATACGAAAAGTTGAAGCAAGATAGTGAGGAAGATGTTCCAAACAAGCTCCCAAAGGAGGAGGACGAAGCTATTGAATCAAAGAACTCGGAAGAGAAAATCGACAGCGTCTCCAAGAAGCTAAATGATCTGGAAACTGAAAGTGATACAAACCAATCCCCAAAGGTTCCACAACAAGAATTCCAAAATTCCAAGCAAAATCTATCCAAAGATAGCAGAGGGGTTGCTCCAAACGAGTCCCTAAAGGATATTGAAGgacaaaaatatgcaaattctaATCAAGATCTAACTAAAGATAGCGAGGAAGATACCCCAAACAAGCTCCCAAAGGAGGAGAACGAAGCCATCGAACCAAAGAGCTCAGAAGAGAAAATCGACTGCGACTCCAAGAAGCTAAATGATCTGGAAACTGAAACCGATACAATCAATTCCCCAAAGGGTCCCCAGCAGGAATATGAACAATTTATACAAGATCCACCAGAAGACAGCGAGGAAGATGCTCCAAACAAGCTCTCCAAGGAGGAGGACGAAGCTATCGAACCGAAGAGCTCGGAAGAGAAAATCGACTGCGTCTCCAAGAAGCTAAATGATCTAGAAATAGAAACCTCCAAGCAGGAAGAACCTTCAAGAGGAAAGCTTGTGTATATACCCGATGACACTAAAAATTGCTTCAAGTCAGAAATTTTTCGTGAACATCTGGAGGAGATCCTTCGTAAGCACTTGAGATCGAAACGCTTAGCGGACGCCGGAAAAGATTCTTCAGACTAG
- the LOC108131910 gene encoding proton-coupled amino acid transporter-like protein CG1139: MGRTLEITPPERSINLEKQQEAGGENVETGAAGTGAKRRGHETSNLEAATHLFKGSVGAGLFAMGDCFKNGGLAGATILLPIIAVMCVHCERMLIKGSILAVERTPGVDFLDYPETVEKSFEYGPRPLRRMSRFMKLVVEMFLCVTQFGFCAIYFVFITENLHQVLQQNGVDISMSMVMLITLLPAMIPSLMTNLKYISPVSLFANVALLFGLIATLTIAFSDGPMPSIGDRHLFTGGAQLSLFFGTALFSYEGIALILPLRNSMRKPENFSSRFGVLNSTMFLTTALFIFTGFVSYVRWGEDVAGSITLNLVVEDILSQVVKVVAALGVFLGYPIQFFVMIKILWPPIKRSNECAQKYPITMQVCLRFVMCMMTFGVALVVPQLNLFISLIGALCSTCLAFVIPVLIDFVIQAQVPKGLGMWSYIKNILILTVAVLGIVTGTYQSIVEIIKEFK, encoded by the exons ATGGGAAGGACACTGGAAATAACGCCACCGGAGCGATCCATAAATCTGGAGAAGCAACAGGAGGCCGGAGGCGAGAATGTCGAGACCGGAGCAGCGGGCACGGGTGCGAAGCGACGCGGTCACGAGACCAGCAATCTGGAGGCAGCCACCCATCTGTTCAAGGGCAGTGTCGGTGCCGGTTTGTTCGCCATGGGTGATTGCTTCAAAAACGGTGGTCTGGCAGGAGCCACCATCCTGTTGCCCATCATTGCTGTGATGTGCGTCCACTGTGAACGGATGCTGATCAAGGGCTCCATTCTGGCGGTGGAACGGACGCCGGGTGTTGATTTTCTCGATTATCCGGAAACCGTCGAGAAGAGCTTTGAGTACGGGCCACGCCCACTGAGGCGGATGTCGCGATTCATGAAACTGGTGGTGGAGATGTTTCTGTGCGTCACGCAATTTGGTTTCTGTGCCATATACTTTGTCTTCATCACGGAGAATCTTCATCAG GTCCTTCAACAAAACGGCGTCGACATTAGCATGAGTATGGTGATGCTGATCACTTTACTGCCCGCCATGATTCCTTCGCTGATGACCAACCTGAAGTACATATCCCCCGTGTCCTTGTTCGCCAATGTGGCTCTACTTTTTGGACTGATCGCCACCCTGACCATCGCCTTCTCCGATGGACCGATGCCATCGATTGGCGACCGACATCTATTTACGGGTGGTGCTCAGTTGTCCCTGTTTTTTGGAACCGCCTTGTTCTCCTACGAGGGTATCGCCTTGATCCTACCACTGCGGAATTCGATGCGTAAACCGGAGAACTTTAGTAGTCGTTTCGGTGTCCTCAATAGCACCATGTTCCTAACCACCGCCCTGTTCATTTTCACCGGTTTTGTGAGCTATGTTCGTTGGGGCGAGGATGTGGCCGGTAGTATTACCCTGAATCTGGTAGTGGAGGACATCCTGTCGCAGGTGGTAAAGGTGGTGGCTGCCCTCGGTGTCTTTCTGGGCTATCCCATACAGTTCTTTGTCATGATCAAGATCCTGTGGCCGCCCATCAAGCGATCCAATGAATGTGCCCAGAAATATCCAATCACCATGCAAGTGTGCCTTCGTTTTGTCATGTGTATGATGACCT TTGGCGTTGCTTTGGTAGTACCCCAATTAAATCTGTTTATATCCCTGATCGGAGCTTTGTGCTCCACCTGCCTGGCTTTTGTCATTCCGGTACTCATCGATTTTGTGATCCAGGCCCAAGTGCCCAAAGGACTTGGGATGTGGTCGTACATCAAGAATATCCTTATTCTGACAGTGGCTGTGCTGGGAATCGTCACTGGTACTTATCAGAGCATCGTGGAAATAATCAAAGAGTTTAAATAA
- the LOC108131911 gene encoding proton-coupled amino acid transporter 1, producing MDAEAHIQIQNITTTKRRNVNEQGGYEETACGKVVAVDPPGNAGSNNHNKGYHPLTSYLETIVHLFKGNIGPGLFAMGDAFKNGGLVVAPILTVVIAVMCIHCQHVLVACSKKMRDLHGEEICADYADTVRQCFENGPVKLRGWSRTMSRLVDVFICVTQLGFCCIYFVFISTNVKQILHASDIELDLRLVMVAALPPILLSCLITNLKWLAPVSLFANICMILGLSITLYYALRDGLPNIPDRALWTNGSQLALFFGTAIFAYEGIALVMPLKNSMAKTEQFEMTLGVLNVGMFLVSVMFLFAGSVGYMNWGEEVGGSLTLNLGDTILAQVVKAMVSMGVMFGYPLQFFVAIQIMWPRVKQSFRIDEEKRCLFGELLFRTIMVLITLSIAELVPALGLFISLIGALCSTALALVFPAVIELITRSEANKGPGFWICLKNLVILLLALLGFSTGTYESLKEIITHFNDEPK from the exons ATGGATGCCGAG gCACACattcagatacaaaacataaccACTACCAAGCGGCGCAATGTGAACGAGCAAGGAGGATACGAAGAGACGGCCTGTGGCAAGGTAGTTGCAGTTGATCCACCCGGGAATGCCGGAAGTAATAACCATAACAAGGGTTATCATCCACTCACCAG CTATCTGGAGACGATCGTCCATCTGTTCAAGGGCAACATTGGACCTGGACTGTTTGCGATGGGGGATGCCTTCAAGAACGGAGGATTGGTGGTGGCACCGATACTAACCGTGGTCATAGCCGTAATGTGCATCCATTGCCAGCACGTCCTGGTGGCCTGTTCCAAGAAGATGCGGGATCTGCACGGCGAGGAGATCTGTGCGGATTATGCGGACACCGTGAGACAGTGTTTCGAGAATGGACCCGTCAAGTTGAGGGGCTGGTCCCGGACTATGAGCCGATTGGTGGACGTGTTTATTTGTGTCACACAGTTGGGATTCTGTTGCATCTActttgttttcatttccacGAACGTGAAGCAG ATACTCCATGCCTCCGACATCGAGCTAGACCTCCGTCTGGTGATGGTGGCGGCCCTGCCGCCGATACTTCTCAGCTGTCTGATTACCAATCTGAAGTGGCTGGCTCCTGTCTCGTTGTTTGCCAACATCTGCATGATCCTCGGCCTGTCCATAACACTGTATTATGCACTGAGGGATGGGCTGCCGAACATACCGGACCGAGCACTCTGGACCAATGGATCACAGTTGGCCCTCTTCTTTGGGACAGCGATCTTTGCCTACGAGGGCATCGCACTGGTGATGCCACTGAAGAACTCAATGGCCAAGACCGAACAGTTCGAGATGACGCTGGGTGTGCTGAATGTGGGCATGTTCTTGGTATCGGTCATGTTCCTGTTCGCCGGATCCGTGGGCTACATGAATTGGGGCGAGGAAGTGGGCGGAAGTCTGACCCTCAATCTGGGCGATACCAT TCTGGCGCAGGTGGTCAAGGCAATGGTATCCATGGGTGTTATGTTCGGGTATCCTCTCCAGTTCTTTGTGGCCATTCAGATAATGTGGCCGAGGGTTAAACAGAGTTTCCGCATCGATGAGGAGAAGAGATGCCTGTTCGGTGAACTTTTATTCCGTACCATAATGGTTCTCATCACAT TGTCCATTGCGGAATTGGTACCAGCTCTGGGCTTGTTCATCTCGCTGATCGGTGCTCTCTGTTCGACGGCTTTGGCTCTGGTATTTCCAGCTGTTATCGAACTGATTACCCGCAGCGAAGCCAACAAAGGTCCTGGATTCTGGATTTGTCTCAAGAATTTGGTAATCCTACTATTGGCACTATTAGGATTCTCCACCGGCACCTACGAAAGTCTCAAGGAGATTATAACGCACTTCAATGATGAGCCAAAATGA
- the Arpc3B gene encoding actin-related protein 2/3 complex subunit 3 → MPAYHSEIEEFSGSVGNMAILPLRTQIRGPAPNVNIDNDIVDESLYYYKSNIFFRTYEVKSEVDRVLIYITLYITECLKRLARCTSKAQGQQELYSLAIDRFDLPGDPGFPLNSIYTKPEDPEKMRQYFLQLRQETGNRLLEKVFDTPDDKPNKWWICFAKKKFMEKSLSGPGL, encoded by the exons atgccg GCATACCACTCGGAGATTGAGGAATTTAGTGGATCGGTTGGCAATATGGCTATATTGCCATTACGCACCCAGATCCGCGGACCAGCGCCCAATGTCAATATTGATAACGACATCGTGGATGAATCACTATACTACTACAAAtcgaacattttttttcggaCATACGAAGTTAAG TCGGAAGTGGATCGTGTCCTTATCTATATAACATTATATATAACCGAATGCCTGAAACGTTTGGCCCGATGCACCAGTAAAGCCCAGGGCCAGCAGGAATTATATAGTCTGGCTATAGATCGTTTCGATCTGCCAGGCGATCCGGGTTTTCCCCTTAACTCCATCTATACAAAGCCAGAGGATCCGGAAAAGATGCGTCAGTATTTCCTGCAGCTGCGTCAGGAAACCGGAAATCGACTTTTGGAGAAAGTTTTCGATACACCCGATGATAAACCGAATAAATGGTGgatttgttttgccaaaaagaaGTTTATGGAGAAGAGCTTATCCGGACCAGGattgtaa